One stretch of Prunus persica cultivar Lovell chromosome G1, Prunus_persica_NCBIv2, whole genome shotgun sequence DNA includes these proteins:
- the LOC18788634 gene encoding uncharacterized protein At1g04910, translating into MEVRSEGGIQVRCDKLPAPVIARTRLQVWFIRVCSSLFLWTCLVQLVAVGELWHPHLLSNITNRISTITQDPLPAVPSPPPLLPARNYTSNGFLRVSCNGGLNQMRAAICDMVTVARLLNLTLVVPELDKTSFWADPSNFEDIFDVRHFIDSLRDEVRIVRRLPKMFSRKYGHKPFEMPPVSWSNEKYYLEQILPLISKHKVLHFNRTDARVANNWMPLDLQKLRCRVNFQALKFTPQIETLGYKLVRILQEKGPFVALHLRYEMDMLAFSGCTHGCTEEEAAELKRLRYAYPWWREKEIVSEEKRSHGLCPLTPEESALLLQALDFHKDTQIYIAAGEIYGSERRLAPLRAAFPRIVKKESLLSPEELQQFQNHSSQMAALDFIVSVASNTFVPTYDGNMAKLVEGHRRYLGFKKSILLDRKRLVELLDMHLNGTLSWNEFSVAVRSTHEKRMGQPTRRRVIADKPKEEDYFYANPQECLCEGTNCDNLLSPSNSSEVG; encoded by the exons ATGGAGGTTAGATCTGAGGGTGGCATACAGGTGCGTTGCGATAAGCTTCCGGCGCCGGTGATTGCGAGAACGCGTCTACAGGTGTGGTTCATCCGGGTGTGTTCAAGCTTGTTTCTTTGGACGTGTTTGGTTCAGTTAGTGGCGGTTGGTGAGCTATGGCATCCACATTTGCTCTCCAATATAACCAATCGTATTTCGACAATTACGCAGGATCCACTTCCGGCGGTTCCGTCGCCGCCGCCTCTTCTCCCTGCAA GAAATTATACAAGTAATGGGTTTCTTAGAGTTTCCTGCAATGGGGGCTTGAATCAAATGCGTGCTGCG ATCTGCGACATGGTGACTGTTGCTCGGCTTTTAAATCTCACATTGGTTGTTCCGGAGCTTGATAAGACATCTTTCTGGGCTGATCCTAG TAATTTTGAGGATATCTTTGATGTAAGACATTTCATTGATTCGCTGAGAGATGAAGTCCGAATTGTCAGAAGACTGCCGAAAATGTTTAGTAGGAAATATGGACATAAACCATTCGAGATGCCTCCTGTTAGTTGGTCAAACGAAAAATATTATCTGGAACAG ATTTTGCCACTTATTAGCAAGCATAAGGTGTTGCACTTTAACAGAACGGATGCACGTGTGGCAAACAATTGGATGCCTCTTGATCTTCAGAAACTCAGGTGTCGTGTTAATTTCCAGGCACTGAAGTTCACTCCTCAGATTGAGACTTTGGGGTACAAATTGGTTCGTATACTCCAGGAGAAGGGACCTTTTGTGGCTTTGCATCTAAGGTATGAGATGGACATGTTGGCTTTCTCAGGTTGCACTCATGGATGCACTGAGGAAGAAGCTGCGGAGCTCAAACGATTGAG ATATGCATATCCTTggtggagagagaaagagatagtGTCTGAAGAGAAGAGATCACACGGTTTGTGCCCTCTGACACCTGAGGAGAGTGCATTACTTTTGCAAGCATTGGATTTTCATAAGGACACACAGATCTATATAGCAGCTGGTGAGATTTATGGTAGTGAAAGGAGACTTGCCCCTTTAAGAGCTGCGTTTCCACGAATT gttaaaaaagaaagtctTCTCTCCCCGGAGGAGTTGCAACAATTTCAGAATCATTCATCTCAAATGGCTGCTTTGGATTTTATAGTTTCGGTAGCTAGTAATACTTTCGTTCCTACATATGATGGGAACATGGCGAAACTTGTTGAAGGTCACCGAAG GTACCTTGGGTTTAAGAAAAGCATCTTGCTAGATAGGAAAAGACTTGTGGAGTTGTTGGACATGCATCTGAATGGGACACTTTCATGGAATGAGTTTTCAGTTGCTGTACGATCCACTCATGAGAAGAGAATGGGACAGCCAACTCGACGTCGAGTTATTGCAGACAAGCCGAAGGAGGAAGATTATTTTTATGCAAATCCTCAAGAGTGCCTCTGCGAGGGAACAAATTGTGACAACTTGCTTAGCCCTAGCAACTCAAGTGAAGTTGGGTGA
- the LOC18793936 gene encoding ribulose-1,5 bisphosphate carboxylase/oxygenase large subunit N-methyltransferase, chloroplastic, which produces MVTLFTLSSSSSTFLFPTPRTKLSTTLTHFSSLPKTPTHLKKPVLAVTSLSSPLQCDPSLPPAVQTFWQWLRDEGVVTAKSPAAKPALVPEGMGLVAHRNIGKNEVVLEVPKRLWINPDAVSGSEIGNVCSGLKPWVSVALFLLREKYRDDSKWRLYLDILPESTNSTVFWSEEELDELQGTQLLSTTMGVKEYVQSEFLKVEEEIILPNKQLFPSPITLDDFFWAFGILRSRAFSRLRGQNLVLIPLADLINHSSSITTEEHAWEIKGAAGLFSWDYLFSIRSPVALKAGEQVFIQYDINKSNAEFALDYGFIDSSNANRDAFTLTLEISESDPFYGDKLDIAESNGLGATAYFDIFLDRSLPPALIPYLRLVALGGTDAFLLESIFRNTIWGHLELPVSPANEELICRVVREACKSALSAYPTTIEEDEKLKESKLDPRLEIAVGIRHGEKKVLQHIDGIFKDRESELRQLEYYQERRLKDLGLCGELEDIIFWEPK; this is translated from the exons ATGGTCACTCTCTTCACTTTATCTTCTTCATCCTCCACTTTCCTCTTCCCTACTCCAAGAACAAAGCTTTCCACAACACTCACACACTTCTCCTCGTTACCGAAGACGCCAACCCATCTCAAGAAACCTGTCCTTGCTGTGACCTCTCTTTCTTCCCCATTGCAATGCGACCCATCACTCCCTCCAGCTGTTCAAACCTTCTGGCAATGGCTCCGAGATGAAGGCGTGGTCACTGCCAAGTCCCCTGCAGCAAAGCCTGCTTTGGTACCTGAAGGCATGGGGCTCGTTGCCCACAGAAACATTGGTAAAAACGAGGTGGTTTTGGAGGTCCCCAAGAGGCTCTGGATAAACCCAGATGCCGTTTCAGGCTCCGAGATTGGAAATGTTTGTAGTGGTTTGAAGCCTTGGGTGTCCGTTGCTCTGTTTTTGCTCAGAGAGAAGTACAGAGATGACTCCAAGTGGAGGCTTTACCTTGATATTCTTCCTGAATCCACCAATTCAACTGTGTTCTG GTCAGAAGAGGAGCTTGATGAGCTTCAAG GAACCCAACTTTTGAGCACAACAATGGGTGTAAAAGAGTATGTGCAGAGTGAGTTTCTAaaagtggaagaagaaatcatcCTCCCTAACAAGCAGCTTTTCCCATCTCCTATCACACTGGATGACTTCTTTTGGGCATTCGGTATACTCAGATCCAGGGCATTCTCGCGCCTCCGCGGTCAAAACCTTGTTTTGATCCCACTTGCGGACTTG ATCAACCATAGTTCCAGCATAACCACAGAAGAGCATGCATGGGAGATCAAAGGAGCAGCAGGTCTCTTCTCTTGGGATTATCTGTTTTCTATACGGAGCCCAGTTGCTCTCAAGGCTGGTGAGCAG GTTTTCATCCAATATGATATAAACAAGAGCAATGCTGAGTTTGCTTTGGATTACGGATTCATAGATTCTTCCAATGCAAATCGCGATGCATTTACCTTAACACTGGAAATATCCGAGTCAGACCCATTTTATGGTGACAAGCTGGACATTGCTGAGTCTAATGGTTTGGGAGCAACTGCATACTTCGACATATTTTTGGACCGTTCACTCCCACCTGCATTGATTCCATATCTGCGGCTGGTAGCTCTTGGAGGTACCGATGCTTTCCTCTTGGAATCTATATTCAGGAACACTATATGGGGACACCTTGAGCTGCCTGTGAGCCCTGCCAACGAAGAGCTCATATGTCGAGTGGTCCGAGAAGCCTGCAAATCTGCTCTTTCTGCCTATCCCACCACCATTGAAGAg GATGAGAAGTTAAAAGAATCAAAACTGGATCCAAGGCTTGAGATTGCAGTAGGAATAAGACATGGAGAGAAGAAGGTGCTTCAGCATATTGATGGGATTTTCAAGGATAGGGAGTCAGAACTACGTCAATTGGAATACTACCAGGAAAGGAGGCTCAAGGATCTTGGCCTCTGCGGGGAGCTAGAAGACATCATCTTCTGGGAGCCCAAGTAG